GAGCTCGAGGATGCCGCTCCCCCGACCTTCGCCCAGGGCGTCGGGGCGCTCGTCACGGTCGCGGGCGTCGTGCTGCACCTCGCGGGGGTGCCCTACGGCCTCGTCGGTGCGGCGGCCGCCGCCTTCGTCGCGGCGTTCCTCAACGCGGCCTTCGAGTACTGCCTCGGCTGCCAGCTGTACCTCCTGCTCGTGCGCGCGGGCGTCATCCGGAAGCGGGCGGCGACCGCCTGACCCTCGACCGTCCCCGGCCTTCGACCTAGGCTGGCCCCATGGCGATCACGAGTGAAGCGACCACCCTCTGGTTCGGCGACCTGTTCAGCGGGTCCGGCACGACCTCGCTCGATTCGAGCGACGCCGCCGAGTTCCCCGTCACCTGGAAGGCGCGCTCCGAGGGCGAGCTCGGCCGCACCAACCCCGAGGAGCTGCTCGGCGCGGCGCACTCGGCGTGCTTCTCGATGGCCTTCTCGAACGCCCTCGCGCAGGCCGGCTTCCCGCCGGAGAGCCTGCAGGTGACGGCAGCCGTCACCTTCCAGCCCGGCGAGGGCATCACGGGCAGCCACCTGCTGGTGAGCGCGAAGGTGCCGAATATCGGCGAGGCCGACTTCGAGCGTCTCGCCGAGGACGCGAAGGCGAACTGCCCCGTCTCGAAGGCGCTCGCGGGCATCCCGATCACGCTCGAGGCGAGCCTGGCCTAAGGCCGCAGCCCCGAAGCGCCACCGCGCTCGAGACGGATGGCGGTGCGCGTCGCCCAGCGCGCGCGCCGTCGGTCTCCCGCGGCGTCGTACGCGAGCGCGAGCCGGAACCAGGCGCGCCAATCCTCCGGCGCAGCCTCGACGGCTGCGCGGTAGCGCGGGAAGACCTCCTCGGCCGCGGCGCGCTCGACGCGTCCGCTCGCGCCGACGGGCAGCTGCTCCTCGGGCAGCCCACCCTCCTCCTCGAGCCGACGGGCGAGACGCTCCGCACGCACACCGAAGACGACCTCGGCCGCGATGAACCCACCGCCGATGAGGGCGAAGACGAGCAGGCCGACGCCGATCGTGATCGCGATGCCGTCTCCCGTGCCGAAGAGCACCGTGGCGTAGTAGACCGCGAAGACGAGATAGAGCGCGAGGAGGACCGCCATGACGACGGTGCCGATGCGCGTCGTCACAGGCCGAGCAGCGTGTCGAGGCCGACGACGAGTCCGCGTGTGCCGGGCAGGGCGCGCAGCGCGAGCAGGATGCCGGCCTCGTACGACGCGTCGGAGACGGTCTGGTGGCTGATCCGCATCGTCTCGCCGACGCCGCCGAAGATCACCTGCTGCTCGGCGAGCACGCCGTCGAGCCGGAGGCTGTGCACCGGCACGCTCGCGACCTGCTGCCCGCGGGCGCGCTGGTCGGCGTGAGGGGCGGCGACGGGCCCGCGCTCGGCGCGCGACTCCGCGATGAGCTCGGCCGTGCGGATCGCGGTGCCCGAGGGCGAGTCGGACTTGCCGGCGTGGTGCGCCTCGATGATCTCGATCGAGTCGAAGTAGGGCGCGGCGATCGTCGCGAGGCGCGTCGCGACGACGGAGCCGAGCGAGAAGTTGGGGACGACGATGACGCCGAGCTCGGGCTCGTCGCCGAGGCGGCTGCGCACGCGCTGGAGGCGCTCGGCCGTCCAGCCTGATGTGCCCACGAGCACCGGGATGCCGCGCGAGACGGCGGCCTCCACGACTTCCGGCGACACCGCGGGCAGCGTGACGTCGAGCACCAGGTCAGCACCCTCGATCGCGTCGAGCGAGTCGCGCGACCCGAGACGCGCGTGCACCTCGAAGTCGTCACTGCCCTCGATGAGGCGGGTCGCGAGGGTGCCCATCCTGCCGCTCGCTCCGACGACGGCCACCGAGTACGCCATGCCGTCCAGCCTATCTACGCTGGGAGTCGTGCATCCCGCCTTCCGCGTCGCCACCGTGACCGACCCCGACGCCCACGAGCTGCTCGCCGAGTACTTCTCGATGCGCGCCGCCGGCTTCGACCCCGCGGCGGGCACCTACCGCACGGTCTTCCCCGACCCCGCGCGCTTCACCGAGCCCGCGGGCGTCTTCCTCGTCGTCGACGACGAGGGCTCCCCCGTCGGCTGCGGTGGCATCCGGATGCTCGACGCCGACCGCGCCGAGGTGAAGCACCTGTACCTGCGCGACGCGGTGCGGGGACGCGGATGGGGTCGGCTGCTGCTCGCGGAGCTCGAGCGCCGCGCACGCGAGCTGGGCGCGAGGGAGTCCGTGCTCGACACGAACGTCGCGCTCGAGGCCGCGGGCTCGCTCTACCGATCGAGCGGCTACGTCGAGATCCCGCCGTACAACGACAACCCGAACGCGACGACGTGGTTCCGCAAGGAGCTGTGACCGGGTGACGGAGGTCTCGAGACGCGTCGCTTCGCGGCGCTCCTCGACCACCTGAGGTTCCCGCGTCAGTAGGGCTGCTCCACCGACAGGCCCGTTCTCAATTCCGGCAGCAGGTGGCCGAGGTCGTTGTGGGTCACGAGCACGGGAGGCTTCGCCGAGCGCACACGGATGATCGTGAGCCCGCAGTTCGCCTGGTTGATGCCGAGCCAGCGCCAGCTCGCCGCACCGAACACCTCGCGCACGAACCAGCCGATCACGAAGTTGTGCGTGATGAGCAGGTCGTGCCGGTCCTCGCGCGTGGGCGTGAGCCACTCGGCCGTCGCATCCGCCATCTGGGCCTCGCCTGCCTCGATCTCCTCGCGCGTGACGGAGCCGAAGAAGTGCTCCCACGCGTGCGGAAGGTCGGGCGTGGGGCCGGACGGGATGCAGTCCATGAGCAGGGCGGACGGCTCGGGCTCGATCGCCGGCATCCGCTCGGTCATGATGCGCGCCGTCTCCTGCGCGCGCTGCAGCGGCGAGGTCCAGGCGCCCGTGATGGGCACGCCGCCGAGGCGCTCGGCGATCGCCTGGGCCTGGCGCACACCGCGCGCCGAGAGGGGGCCGTCGGGCAGACCGTGCTCCGCGTCCTGCTGCTCGCCGTGGCGCACGAGGTAGAGGAATCTCGACATGATGCAGCCCCTACGCCGCCGCCGGCTCGCCGTCGAGGCCCGCGAACGCCGCGGGCGCCACGGGGCCGACCGCCGCGACCGACAGCGGGCGGTCGACGAGCTCGGCCGCGAGCTCGCGGACATCGGATGCCGTGACGGCCTCGATGCGCCGCAGCGTCTCGTCGAGGTCGGCGAACTCGCCGAGGGTCAGCTCGCTGCGGCCGAGGCGGCTCATGCGGGTGTCGGAGTCCTCGAGCGCGAGGGCCGACGCGCCCGCGAGCTGGCCGCGCGCGCGGCGCAGCTCGTCGTCGGTGATGCCGTCGGCCGCGAGGCGCCGGAACTCGGCGAGCAGGAGCTCGGCGACGTCGCTCGCTCGCTTCGGCGAGCATCCCGCGTAGAGCCCGACGATGCCGGTGTCGGAGTAGCTCGAGGCGAAGGAGTACACGGAGTAGGCGAGTCCGCGCTTCTCGCGCACCTCCTGGAAGAGCCGGGAGCTCATGCCGCCGCCGAGCACGGAGTTGAGCACCGTGAGCGCGGGGCGGCGGTCGTCGGCGGCCGCGAGGCCCGCGACGCCGAGGTAGAGGTTGACCTGCTCGAGGGGACGTTCGACGAGCGCGAGCGGCGAGCCGCGCTCGATGAGGCCCTCCGCGGGGTCGCGGCGCGGCACGGGCTGTCGGGGGGTCTCGAGGTCCCAGCCTGCCTCGCCGAGCGCCTCCAGCGCGACCTCGACGATGCGGTCGTGGTCGACGGCACCCGCGACCGTGATGACGAGGTCGCGCGGGCCGTAGTTCTCGCGGTAGTGGCGCCATACGGCGTCGCGCGTGACGGCGCCGATCGACTCGGGGCTGCCGCCGATCGGGCGACCGAGCGGATGCCCGCCGAAGACCGCCTCGAAGAAGCGCTCCCCCGCGACATCGCCCGGGTCGTCGTCGGCCATCGCGAGCTCCTCGAGGATGACGCCGCGCTCGTTCTCGAACTCCTCGGGGTCGAGCACCGAGGACGCGAACATGTCGGCGAGCACGCGCACCGCCATCTCGAGGTCCCGGTCGCGCACCTTCGCGTAGTAGCAGGTGTGCTCCTTCGCGGTGAGCGCGTTGTGCTCGCCGCCGACGGAGTCGAAGGCGACCGCGATGTCGAGCGCGCTGCGGGTGGCAGTGCCCTTGAAGAGCAAGTGCTCGAGGAAGTGGGTCGAGCCGTAGGTCACGGGCTCCTCGTCGCGGGAGCCGACGGCGACCCAGAAGCCGACAGTCGCGCTCTGCGAGCCGGGGACCCGTTCGGTCAGCACCCGCACCCCGCTGGGGAGCACCGAGCGCCGGACGAGCGTGCCGCCGGATGCGTCGATGGCGAGTTCCGGGAGGTCGAGAGGGAGCTGCACCGCGCCGTTCATCGTGCCGAGCCTACGCCATCGCGCGCGCGGCATCCGGCGACTCATCCCCCGTACTGGGGGCTGGGATGAGGACAAACAGACAAGTCTGTCTGTCCTCATCGTGCTAGCGTGTGTCTCGCGGAGAGCGACGGAAACCCGACCGATCGGCCTTCCCAGCCGGGTGACCCGTGCCCGGGCCCTCGTGGCACCGATCGTCGGAAACCGATCGCCCGTGCCGCGGCCTCCCCCGGGTGGCCGCGGCACCCTGCTCCGCGCACGACCCAGAACGAAGGAGCCCCGGGTTGCCGATCGACATCGTGAAGCCGCCGAAGCGTCTCACCCTCGCGCCCGCGAAGCAGCGCATCCTCGACACCGCCGACCGGCTCTTCTACGACGAGGGCATCCGCGCTGTCGGCATCGACCGCCTCATCGCCGTGTCGAGCGTCACGAAGGCGACGTTCTACAAGCACTACGGCTCGAAGGACCGGCTCATCGTCGAGTACATCGCCTACCGGCACCTGCAGGTGGCGGAGGCCGTCGACGCGGCCGCGCAGCAGACCGACGACCCCGAGCAGCTGCTGCGCGACATCCTCGCCCTGCAGATGCGCTGGATCGCCGCCACGGGCTTCCGCGGCTGCCCCTTCCTCAACGCGGCCACCGAGTTCACCGACGCGTCGCATCCCGTGCGCCGCGCCGTCGAGGAGCATCGCGAGTGGTTCCACGAGCTGCTCGAGTCGCTCCTGCGCGAGATCGGACACCCGCTGCCGGGCGACGCCGCCGACGACCTCATGCTCGCGCACGACGGCGCCATGCTCGGCGGCTACGCGAGCGACCCGATCGCCGCGACGGCCGCTCTGCAGCGCATGTACGACCGCGTGCTCGCGGCCGTACCGGAACGCGCCGCGGCCTGATCTAGTGCACGCGCGCCACCTCACGCAAGGGGGTGGGCGTTTCCGGCTGCCGCCGACACGGCCTCGCTAGGGTGAACGCCGCGCGGCTCCCCCGCCGCGTCGGAGCCGTCAGCGGCTCTGCGACCCGGAAGGGAGCACCGCCATGATCGTCCTGCCCGCCATCACGGTCCTCACGCTGATCTACCTGATCGCGACCGTCGTCGCCCTCATCGACGGCATCATCCGCGCCCGCGGACGCGGCACCGCGATCCTCGCGATCGTCGAGATCGTCGTCGCCGCCCTCATGATCCTCGCGCTCTTCGTCGCGATCCCGTTCGGCACCGTCGTGCTCGGCGTCGTGCTGC
The Protaetiibacter sp. SSC-01 genome window above contains:
- a CDS encoding histidine phosphatase family protein encodes the protein MSRFLYLVRHGEQQDAEHGLPDGPLSARGVRQAQAIAERLGGVPITGAWTSPLQRAQETARIMTERMPAIEPEPSALLMDCIPSGPTPDLPHAWEHFFGSVTREEIEAGEAQMADATAEWLTPTREDRHDLLITHNFVIGWFVREVFGAASWRWLGINQANCGLTIIRVRSAKPPVLVTHNDLGHLLPELRTGLSVEQPY
- a CDS encoding TetR/AcrR family transcriptional regulator is translated as MPIDIVKPPKRLTLAPAKQRILDTADRLFYDEGIRAVGIDRLIAVSSVTKATFYKHYGSKDRLIVEYIAYRHLQVAEAVDAAAQQTDDPEQLLRDILALQMRWIAATGFRGCPFLNAATEFTDASHPVRRAVEEHREWFHELLESLLREIGHPLPGDAADDLMLAHDGAMLGGYASDPIAATAALQRMYDRVLAAVPERAAA
- a CDS encoding OsmC family protein codes for the protein MAITSEATTLWFGDLFSGSGTTSLDSSDAAEFPVTWKARSEGELGRTNPEELLGAAHSACFSMAFSNALAQAGFPPESLQVTAAVTFQPGEGITGSHLLVSAKVPNIGEADFERLAEDAKANCPVSKALAGIPITLEASLA
- a CDS encoding pitrilysin family protein produces the protein MNGAVQLPLDLPELAIDASGGTLVRRSVLPSGVRVLTERVPGSQSATVGFWVAVGSRDEEPVTYGSTHFLEHLLFKGTATRSALDIAVAFDSVGGEHNALTAKEHTCYYAKVRDRDLEMAVRVLADMFASSVLDPEEFENERGVILEELAMADDDPGDVAGERFFEAVFGGHPLGRPIGGSPESIGAVTRDAVWRHYRENYGPRDLVITVAGAVDHDRIVEVALEALGEAGWDLETPRQPVPRRDPAEGLIERGSPLALVERPLEQVNLYLGVAGLAAADDRRPALTVLNSVLGGGMSSRLFQEVREKRGLAYSVYSFASSYSDTGIVGLYAGCSPKRASDVAELLLAEFRRLAADGITDDELRRARGQLAGASALALEDSDTRMSRLGRSELTLGEFADLDETLRRIEAVTASDVRELAAELVDRPLSVAAVGPVAPAAFAGLDGEPAAA
- a CDS encoding tetratricopeptide repeat protein, with the translated sequence MTTRIGTVVMAVLLALYLVFAVYYATVLFGTGDGIAITIGVGLLVFALIGGGFIAAEVVFGVRAERLARRLEEEGGLPEEQLPVGASGRVERAAAEEVFPRYRAAVEAAPEDWRAWFRLALAYDAAGDRRRARWATRTAIRLERGGASGLRP
- the dapB gene encoding 4-hydroxy-tetrahydrodipicolinate reductase — translated: MAYSVAVVGASGRMGTLATRLIEGSDDFEVHARLGSRDSLDAIEGADLVLDVTLPAVSPEVVEAAVSRGIPVLVGTSGWTAERLQRVRSRLGDEPELGVIVVPNFSLGSVVATRLATIAAPYFDSIEIIEAHHAGKSDSPSGTAIRTAELIAESRAERGPVAAPHADQRARGQQVASVPVHSLRLDGVLAEQQVIFGGVGETMRISHQTVSDASYEAGILLALRALPGTRGLVVGLDTLLGL
- a CDS encoding GNAT family N-acetyltransferase; its protein translation is MHPAFRVATVTDPDAHELLAEYFSMRAAGFDPAAGTYRTVFPDPARFTEPAGVFLVVDDEGSPVGCGGIRMLDADRAEVKHLYLRDAVRGRGWGRLLLAELERRARELGARESVLDTNVALEAAGSLYRSSGYVEIPPYNDNPNATTWFRKEL